AAAAGGTATCTTGAACCATGTTGTTACTTTCTAGATGTTCTCAATTTCAAAATCTCTTTCTTCTCTGAATCAATTTTTGCCTTTTCGGATATTATCATGATGCTTTACAGATTCTGTTCAGAGTTGTAGGtgcaatatttaaagaaattgATAAAAGCATTTATGAATCAAGCCTATTTGTCAATTTTACAACGGTTGAACTGCCAAATTTACGCAATAAATTTGCTCAGCTGATCGATTTGTTGGTAATAActatccccttttttttttttttgtgacttATGTCTTACACAATTTTGCCTAGTAATACATGAATTCTCATGCCATCTACCAGTATGAAAACAAGCAAGCTAATAAAGACAAAGTTATCATTTTGCTTCAAGATATCATTGAGATTCTGATCAAAGATATGATGGTAGATGGTGGCAGGTGAGATATAGAAGCTAATGTCTTTTCCTACGATATTATTATGTTGTGTTTATTATTCCAAATTTATCTGTTTCCTACAGAATATTGGATGTGATCAATTCCTCCCAAATGGTGAACTGCGATGATGATAATTTATTCACATATTACAACCCACAGTTATTTGCATCAAATGTCTCTGGGTTTACCATCCGCTTTCCTCTTCCAGATAAGGGTCCACTGAAAGAACAGGTGATTAAAATGAACTAAATGATATTACCATCCCTACAGaagcatatatgtatatctaaACCCCTGCAAATTCTGGTTTGCGAATTCTGATTGCTCTTCTAtttctattagttttttaaatatatgcCTTGTACTTACAGGAATGTCCTTATATAAAACATATGTTATAATACCAAACCAACTTCCTGTCATGAATTGAATTGAATGAATTGCCAACCTAAAACAAGGGTATTTTTGTAAGAAGTTGCACTTTGGTGtgattatataaaattagaaatttgcaGGGACATATGTGTAAAATGATGATTTTGCAGGCGATAAATGTGTCAAAGTCCCAAAATTGAAGCTGCATTAATGTAAGGTTCTGTTGTCATAGCAAGCATCTATCTGTTTTTGTCAGGTCAAACGCCTTTATTTATTGCTTACTACCAAGGAAAATGCTATGGATATACCAACCAATTTAGAGGCTCGACAGCGCATTTCCTTCTTTGCCACTTCTCTGTTCATGGACATGCCTGTTGCTCCGAGTGTCCGCAATATGTTGTCATTCaggtaatttcttttttttatatgcttAACAATAAATTTTCTCTTAACAATCGTTACAAAATTTACATAATAACATAGCAACTCTGACATTGCTTCTCAATTAGTTTCAGCGAGCACCTTTTTTTGTGTGCTATATTCTGAGCATCTTTTTTTTATGTGCTGTCCTTCTCATGTACATCAATAACCTATTGCTACACTAGATCATAATTCAAGCACCACATCTAGTCCCAATATTTTACAAACTTAAATTAACAACTAGATATTAAGTGTTAATGGATAATCACGTTATAATGTTCACattttcaaaagttttgttGTATATTTCTTTCGAGTATCTCTTCTTTCTTCCATAAGAGTAAGCATTTGACAACATTTCTCAGTCTAAgcaactctttttttattttagcgtGATGACTCCTTATTTCATGGAAGAAGTTAATTTTTCAGAGGAGGAGCTTCATTTAAGTCCAGATGGGGCATCCATCCTATcttatatgcaaaaaatttaTCCAGGTAACTTGAACACAAATGACAAAataattactttttcttttcttttttttctgctttgATTTTATATAAGCCTTTCTTATCATGTTTAATAGCTGAGTGGAAGAACTTTTTGGAGCGTCTTGGTCCCAAGGCTACCAATGAAGAGATTAGATATTGGGCTTCTTTTCGTGGACAAACATTGAGCCGTACAGGTATTCGAGATCATCATTTTATTGTGCCAAAAACATTATCCTTGTATGTTAAAGTTGTAACCAATCCAAATCCTTGCTCTAATACACTTGTGCCTCTATGAATTATTATAGTTCGAGGAATGATGTACTACAGAAAAGCATTAAAACTGCAGGCTTTCCTAGACAGGGCTAGCGATCAAGGTACAGAAAgaatttactcttttttctatttatcaATGATCtaggatttctttttttttttaatgaattgaTTTATTTTCTCTGACCAGAGATATGTAAAGGGCATATTGCTATTGAACAAGGACAAAGTAAGAAAAAAGGCCAACAATCATTGTCAGCCCAGCTAGATGCATTAGCAGATATGAAATTCACATATGTTTTATCTTGTCAAATGTATGGAGAACAAAAATCTTCTGGTGATCCTCGTGTTAAAGATATTATCGATCTGATGATGAGGTCTTCTCCCGTATATACTTgccatttttaaattttatttatcttgaAATTGCAATTTGACTAAAATTCCATTTCTTTATACCGAAGGTATCCATCATTGCGTGTTGCCTATATTGAAGAGGAAGAGTTAGCTGATACGCCCTGTAAGGTTTATTCTTCAGTTTTAGTTAAAGCAGAGAATAATCTGGACCAGGTAATGTGATGCTTTATTACTTAAAGACTTTCCTACAATTACTGGCATATAGTTGTTTGGATATTGATCTTGCAATAATTAACTTCTTACTACATACAACAGTATCATTGTGAAATAGTAGCCTGATAAGTTTACGGTGATGAACTGCTAATTTATAGGAAATATACCGTATAAAGCTTCCTGGTCCACCAATCATTGGAGAAGGGAAACCTGAAAACCAAAACCATGCAATTATTTTCACTCGTGGTGATGCTCTTCAAACAATTGATATGAACCAAGTATGACCCTTGCATTTCTTTAGCTCTTCTTGACAAAATGTCCATGTACTGATcatctttattttgtttttcagGACAACTATCTAGAAGAAGCCTATAAAATGCGAAATGTTCTCCAGGAGTTTGTTAGGCATCATGGAGAGCATGCTCCGACCATACTTGGGCTAAGAGAGCACATATTCACAGGAAGGTTTGTCAGTTTTCTCTCACATGGCTTACAAATACTTTTAAGTAACTTTACTAATTATAAATACTTTAGTTAACTTTATTAATTCTAGACTCTTTTTTCAATATACTATATCTACAATTGCAGTGTTTCTTCTCTTGCTGCCTTCATGTCCTATCAAGAGACAAGCTTTGTCACCATAGGACAGCGATTTCTTGCAAATCCCCTCAGGTAAAATTATGTGTCATGTTTGTATCTGTTAAGACATATATAGTATCCTTATATAGCATGAGAGATACTAAATATGTCTTAACAGTATCGATGAATGTATCAAAGAGTCGTTAAAGTGAAAGATCTACTTGTTTAGAAGAAACAGTTGCTCAATTACTCCTATTTCATACAGGGTACGATTTCATTATGGCCACCCAGATCTTTTTGATAGGCTTTTTCATTTGGCAAGAGGTGGCATTAGCAAAGCCtctaaaactattaatttaagCGAGGATGTATTTGCTGGTAAAGttactttctttttgtttttttaaatgtGATTAGTCTATTTTGCCATAAAAAAGTAcacttttttgattttgcaactttgacccactttttttttttttttttttttttttttttttttgtattcttgTATTTTGGACTGAAATTTTCTTGAATGGGCCAAACTGCTTCTTGCTGGAACTCTAGTTCACATGTTTGTCCCAAGGTAACTCAGGGGTATTTCAGTCCATAAATGAAGATTTTAACCTAAAGTTGCAAAAATGAATGTAATCAAagttgcaaaaatgaaaaaaaaggggattatttttgcaaaatccCACGTGAttaccttatatatttttatccgaGTTGCTTACAGGTTATAATTCCACGCTACGCCGTGGATCTGTAACCTACAATGAGTATATTCAAGTTGGCAAAGGGCGTGATGTTGGTCTCAATCAGATATCTCAGTTTGAAGCCAAAGTAGCAAATGGGAACAGTGAGCAAACTATAAGCCGTGATATCTACCGTCTTGGTCGGCGTTTTGACTTTTTCCGAATGCTTTCTTGTTATTTCTCTACAGTTGGATTTTACTTCAATAGCCTAGTatgtaactctctctctctctctctctctctctatatatatatatatatacatatttgtatattttgcaTCCATATACATCCATGTGTTAATGTACATATGCATCTATGTATGCATGAGGATATGTACTTTTGCATGCATTTATGTACGCATGTAtctatgcatgcatgcatgtgtgtGTAAATATGTATGTTTGTACAGATAtgcacatatatatgtacatccACATACATCCATGTGTTaatatacatatgcatatatgtatgtcCATATGTATAGATATATGGATATGTACTTTTGTTTTGTATGAATGTACAGATACACATGTATGTGTTTGTATAACATCATACTCCGAAGCCCaaacatacatgcatacatacatatatctaCATGCATGTGTGCATGCATACATTCAGGCATACACGAATTTCCAATACATATGTGTCCAACCATGGTTGTCAATTAGACTTCATACTTACGTAAATTCTTCTTTTcagttattaaaaaattagcACCAGGTGATCTTCAGTTATGATATGTTCTGTTGATCAAGATTGATATCAtcttactaaattttaaaacgtGAGGGTCCGGGAATTGCTGAACAAACTTAAAAGACATCTATAACAAATTTCCTTTACACAGTCAATTAATCTAACAATTCCTCAATAATGTTGCAGATCTCAATTGTTGGGGTTTACATTTTCCTGTATGGACAGTTGTACTTGGTTCTTAGTGGAGTGGAGAAAGCACTTTTAACTGAAGCTCGAGCTCAAAATATGAAATCTTTAGAAACAGCCCTTGCATCCCAATCTTTTCTGCAGCTAGGACTTCTCACTGGCTTACCTATGGTTATGGAACTATGTCTTGAAAAAGGATTCCGTACGGCTCTAACAGACTTCATTCTGATGCAACTGCAGCTCGCCTCTGTCTTTTTCACATTCTCTCTTGGAACAAAGGCCCACTACTTTGGTCGGACTATTCTCCATGGCGGAGCCAAATACCGGCCCACAGGTCGCAAGTTTGTGGTTTTCCATGCCAGTTTCACTGAAAACTATCGACTATACTCGCGAAGCCACTTTGTCAAAGGATTCGAATTGATATTTCTGTTGGTAATATATAATCTGTTCAGAAAATCTTATCAGAGCAATATGGCTTATTTAATGGTCACGTATTCTACGTGGTTCATGGCGGTGACGTGGCTCTTCACGCCTTTTCTTTTCAACCCTTCCGGTTTTCAATGGCGAAAGATAgttgaggattgggtcgagtgGAATAGGTGGATGAGTAACCAAGGAGGTATAGGAGTACAACCGGACAAGAGCTGGGAGTCTTGGTGGGATGCTGAGCACGCACATCTAAGGCATTCAGTGGTGAGCTCTAGAGTTCTTGAagttcttctctctctaaggtTCTTCATTTATCAATACGGCCTTGTCTATCACCTCGACATTTCTCAACAAAACAAGAATTTTGTGGTTTATGTGCTTTCCTGGCTCGTGATAGTTGCCATTGTTGCACTAGTCAAGGTATGGGATCCATTActcaaaagtttgattttattttcattccatCCTGTATGTAATAAAGAAATATAGGAATCCACAACCCCATTGCATTAGAAAGTAGGAGCTATTACTCCAACATCCTACAAAATTACACCCCTATAGAATTTGCAGTTTCATATCTATACCCCTTGAAGTGTTATTTCTTATGAAAGCACCACTATGTGAAGTGTTATTTCTTATGAAAGCACCACTATGTGAAGTGTTATTTCTTATGAAAGCACCACTATGTGAAGTTTGCAGTTTCACAACCCCTTGAAGTGTTATTTCTTATGAAAGCACCACTATGTGAAGTTTGCAAGTTATTTAAAAGAGGGGCATTTTGTTAAATAGAATGGTACTAAGTGTAAgaagataaatttttaaatggcATGGTTGGGATTTCAGATTAGGCTATATGAAACAAATTTACAGGGTATAACTATGAATATTAAAGTTTTTGATCTTGCTGCAGATTGTAAATGAGGCTCGTCGGCGGCTGAGCACAGATTATCACCTAGCGTTCAGGCTTTTTAAGCTGCTGATGTTCCTGGGTGTAATAACCTGTTTAATTATTCTTTCAAATTTGTGCAAACTCTCTTTAATGGATCTGATCATGTGCTGTCTCGCATTTATACCGACCGGCTGGGGCCTCTTGCTGGTAAGTTTGATCGAGTGCTTTTTTGGTCTAGCTGAAGCTTCTGTAGAATTATTGTTAAGCAtaacatttcaaaaaaaatgcCTACCCAAGGATTGCCGAGCCACGGCACAGAGCCTGCTGCTCTTGTGCTGGCATCTACATCCTGTGCTCTGCTGAGTAGCCTACTACATGCGTACCTCAGCATGTAGTAACATGCCATGAGCATGATATTAGATACTAAATTCTCATGGTCAGCATGGCTATCCCCAGTGCTAACAGATTTTTCGGTGATATCCTCATCACCTTCACTTTgcagaagaagaaaaagctccaaattggagcttctatTCTTGAACTTGTTTTGACTTCCTGCGACAGTAAAAGCCCATTTTCTGATTGACCCAACATGGTCCTGCTGCTTTTCAAAGCAGAGAAGCTATTCTCAACGCCATGCCAAACAAGCACTCAAAATGCATCGAGTTAATGCAggctctcctttttcttttttatcgtTTGAACTCTTTCGTTTCCCTTTGCTCCAGATTGTGCAAGTTTTGAGACCGATGATAGAGGACTACGCAATATGGGAGCCTATCCAGGTTATTGCTCATGCCTATGACTATGGAATGGGTTCAGTACTATTTGCGCCAATCGCCGCATTAGCATGGATGCCTGTAATCTCAGCCATTCAAACTCGCGTTCTTTTCAACCAGGCATTCAGCCGTCAATTGCAGATTCAACCTATTCTTGCGGGGAAAAGCAAATATAGGTAGATTGAGGCTACATTTCAGTTGCCATTTTATAGCTGGTATTTTTTGGTACATGAAATCTCCTTGTGTAGATAGTTTAATACAatccattttttttgtttcttataaATGCCTTTGCACTAAAGTTCATGTAACAATTTTAGCTTGAATATTGTTATCTGTCTCTATGAACTTTGAAAATGCATGTTTCAAAGGATTTGAGTGAATTTTTTTAGAGATTGAAGGGAGAGGGAGTATGTTTACTTTCAGAATGTTGAGATTTTTAAGGAACCACAGAGCATAATAAcccaacaaaaaagaaaaagagaaaaaaaatagaaaaaaaaaaaaacttgttactGTATAAAATGGCATTTGGAACAACGGAAAAATTAATCTGATAAACCCTTCGGCCCGTGCATTTCATTAGAATTCTTGTAAATCCCCAATATCAAAACTAAATAAAACCAAAATTAATCAATTATGAAAAATCAaggaataaacaaataaaactaaCAGATGAGTACGACCtccaccaccgccaccacctTGGTCTATGACGTCTTTTAGAAGTAATTGGAAGCGCCTAAATTGTTAAGAAATTTATACAAATCACGAGGGTGCGGGCCTCATACGTTGTGGGAAGAATCAatcttttcaatttaatttctaCTCTCATTTACGTTCGGAAGCAGACATACTTAACAAGGTTATTCGCAACGAATTCCTTCCATGATCATCGCCACAATCATAAATAAGAGAGTCACGGAGTTGGGCCCAATGTGCAAGTAGTTCCCTCGAAGTTGAGGAGCTCTTTCTCCAAATGTACTGAAGCATCAAAATCCGGTGCGTCCATGTTCCTGAGCTTCTGCTGATAATACACTTCTCGCAATCTCTCAAGCTCCTTCTTTAGTTCCTCTTGGTGAGCTACAAAATGTTTGTTCAAACTCAAATAAATGAAAGGCACCAACCATCTAGGGCTATATCATCTTTGAATTTGTGCTTAAACACTTCAGCCCACGATCTTAAACAACATTCTAATTAAAGTGGCCTTACTAATTTTTTGGGATATATTACACAATTGCACGTGAGTTTCACTTTAATCCCTGAACTCTAAATAGTTATATTCTGAAGCATTATAGAGAGATCGAACTTGATTGTTCTCAAGTCCATTATGTGTTGGTCTAAATACTTCTCCATGTAAGTAGAAGTTGTActttaaaacttaattagaataaatttaGTACTGTATTTCTTCTAATTGTAAGTTTGAAAcactatttaaataaataataccaTGTGCAATTAATTATAGAGATAGATAtatggaaagagagagagagagagagagagagagagagagagagagagagtcaccATCTTTAAAAATGTTATCTTGGGCGAGGGCAGCAATGCGCTGCTTAAGATGGCTGTTGCCGACCGTGAGCAGCGAGCGCTGGTGATCCAGAAAGGCCACTCGAGGGGACAACGCAGAAACCTCCGTCTTCATAATTAAGCATAATATCATACAATAACAACGAAATTAGTATAAATCATATGTAACAAGATGTTaatgaataatatataatatggaTAAAGAGtctggctatggtgcttgtaaaagtaccaatcACTTTGTGCTTATaggtttttaaccgttagatcagCACTATTGATCATTtacatccgttagattatactattcaaccaaccacccactcaaccctaagttgtgcatatcatcctaaccacatattttttaatctaaaggctaaaaacttacaagtactaATGtcttggtatttttaaaagcataggagctcaattctatagagtccggctatggtgcttgtaaaagcaccaatcaTTTTGTACTTGTaggtttttaaccgttagatcagTACTGTTGAATAtttacacccgttagattatactattcaaccaaccacccactcatgAAATTTACTAAATACCTGCAGCGTCGTCACGCTCCGTTCTAACTCGGAGATGTACTGCAGCTTCCGCACTCGCGATCTCTGCGCCGATTGCCTATTCGCCAATATCCTACACAAACCATATATACCgagagaaaatttcaaatttcatgaaaaaaaaagagagataatttcatttttattaatACTCGGCAATTTTTGTCGCGTACATTTTAACAGATCAGATTTTAACTCGTGATCGATCTTACGTGTTTGATATTACCTAGCTAGTGTATAAACAATTTGTACATGTGCCGTTGAAAGAGCTACAGCTACATGCATCTCTTCTTGAAGCTTAATTGTAGTTTTTAATTAGAGAAATGTTAGATCTACAACCAAAATTAAGATCCAATCACGTACTTTGAGGGTTTAGCTAATCTTTAGATGATCAAAATTATAGGATTGCAATCCAAAGTGGCCGGTGAATGGCGGCTTACTGATCACCTTTTAACCCTCTTGGGGTCAACTATCTtctccgccgccgtcgtctCTTCCTGCGGCGGCGCCCCCGCGGTCGGCTCCGCCTCCTCGCACGGCATGCCATTCACGCCGCTGCGGTCCGACGGCGACGACACGACCGGCGCCGCGTCATCGGGGAACATGGCCATGAGCTGGTCGTCGTTGTTGTCGAAGCCGCCGAGTCCTTCGCCACCCCTGCCGACGCACTCCTCGAGAAATGCGACGGAGTCGCTCACCGACCGGCGGTGGGCCCCGCGCCTGGCGGCGGAGAAGCCGAGGAACTCGCTGGCCCACGGCGCCGCCGGCTGGTGAGTGGGCGTGATGTTGGGGACCTTCGGAGGCAACTGCGCCATTTTGCTGAAGCGAACGAGAACCAAACAAGCCCAGTAGTTCGCAATGCTACAGTGAAACCATATTTTATGCAATATGGTTTGTGTAAATGCTAAGATCCCTATACTTGCAAAAACTCAGTATTATGGGTATAGTAGGGAAATAGACGTGAAGCGATCTCCTCTATGACGTACACCTCTTCTCTCTACAACACATATATATCCATTAATGTACTTGCGATCTCCATAGGCGTCGTAGTTAATTTGAGCGCATGCACATCATCCCTTTCAATGGGCTCGAAAGAAATATCGAATGAATGAAGAAGGTAAGCCACATGAGAGGAGGAGGTACAGCTAGTAAAGAAAGAGTATTAATTTCATGCACCCGGCGCACCGTACACTACACTTCATGTTCAATTATTAATATTCACCGTATCAGCGCGTGATTCAATCAATACGATCTATAATATCTGAAGTACTtatatgtaaaatattataagctAGTTTTGATAGGCTGTTGTTTCAGAAACTAAATACGTATTccacatttgtaatttttgatataattaagcagactttttttttactcccattaagtataatatatactttataattgaatttttaaaagtgCAATATATGGTGCAGTGGGTGCACGTAATAGTTTCTCCAGCTAAAAGTTAGTATGAGTGAGGTGAGTCCCTGCTGCTGCAATAGTATATTATTGACATTTTGGATCCacaagtgtgtgtgtgtgttgtgtgtatacatatattgagctaggttggtatactatcagtaccacgctgtttttaatgatgcggtttccaaatcgacgatcggctccgttagacttgatctacactattgaaagtatttggaaactaaatttcataatttttcggtatcttTTACCCatcaaatgagtagtctaaaaatgaacagttgaaaataaaaatctcataaaaaatgatgataaaagacttgaatttaagatcagagatattgatcttattctaaatagtgaaaaaaaatttctataaaaatttcattagatttgaattgttttacactgttaaattcacaaacgcatcacatctaccattaaaattgtcaatttgaaaaCTTTTGATcgctagccaaatgatgtcaaaatattataaaatttagtttccaaatatttttaatagtgtagatcaagtctaataaagccgatcatcgatttgaaaaccgcatcattgaaaacaatttggtagcacggaggcctccgtgttaccgatagtatataTTAACctagctcaatatatatagatatgtatatatagaatgaggctattatgcttctggaagcacggagccttccatgcttctaagtcgtttttgatgttgcgactttcgaatcgtcgatcagctccgttaaacttgatctagaatattcgaagtatctagaaaataaattttatgatttttcaatatcatttgcctagtaatcgaaagggctcaaaattaataattttaaaggtTATGGTGAGCCGCTTGCAAGTTTAAcgttataaaaatatttaaatcacgtgaaattttgatagaaaattttttatactatataaaacaagatcaatatctttgatctaaaattttaatatcatattatcatgttttgtaagatttttattttcagccgttgattttgagccccttagttcactaggcaaatgatatcgaaaaattacgaaatttattttctagatacttcgaatactctagatcaagtttaacggagccgatcgacgattcgaaaccGGAAGTCGCAACATCGACAACGCCATGAAAgagtacggaaggctccgtacttccagaagaATAGTAGTCCCACta
This DNA window, taken from Ananas comosus cultivar F153 linkage group 5, ASM154086v1, whole genome shotgun sequence, encodes the following:
- the LOC109710505 gene encoding basic leucine zipper 19-like, yielding MAQLPPKVPNITPTHQPAAPWASEFLGFSAARRGAHRRSVSDSVAFLEECVGRGGEGLGGFDNNDDQLMAMFPDDAAPVVSSPSDRSGVNGMPCEEAEPTAGAPPQEETTAAEKIVDPKRVKRILANRQSAQRSRVRKLQYISELERSVTTLQTEVSALSPRVAFLDHQRSLLTVGNSHLKQRIAALAQDNIFKDAHQEELKKELERLREVYYQQKLRNMDAPDFDASVHLEKELLNFEGTTCTLGPTP